One genomic window of Egicoccus sp. AB-alg2 includes the following:
- the recO gene encoding DNA repair protein RecO — protein sequence MATYREQGIVLRTYKLGETDRILHVCTQGRGKVRAVAKGVRRPGSRFGGRLEPYSHVDLQLYEGRNLDIVNQAELIAPHARVREDFALSACAGTMTELTDAVAQEGERDNALFLLLRAGLQALDAAPPDPAVFVDAFLLRLASIVGFHAFTDACAVCRTPGEHAFLSVKAGGTLCATCAPTGTRAVDREVVHAVRLLGAPGEWSALPSIVRDHPDAQRTAASYVRAFVEHHLDRRLRSYDLVPRA from the coding sequence ATGGCCACCTACCGCGAGCAGGGCATCGTCCTGCGGACCTACAAGCTCGGCGAGACCGACCGGATCCTGCACGTGTGCACGCAGGGCCGCGGAAAGGTCCGGGCGGTCGCGAAGGGCGTTCGCCGACCGGGCTCGCGGTTCGGAGGACGCCTCGAGCCGTACAGCCACGTGGACCTGCAGCTGTACGAGGGCCGCAACCTCGACATCGTCAACCAGGCCGAGTTGATCGCGCCGCACGCCCGGGTGCGCGAGGACTTCGCATTGTCGGCGTGCGCGGGCACGATGACCGAGCTGACCGACGCGGTCGCCCAGGAGGGCGAGCGCGACAACGCCCTGTTCCTCCTGCTGCGCGCGGGCCTGCAGGCGCTGGACGCTGCGCCCCCGGACCCAGCCGTGTTCGTCGACGCCTTCCTGCTCCGGCTGGCGTCGATCGTCGGTTTCCACGCGTTCACGGACGCCTGCGCGGTCTGTCGCACCCCCGGCGAGCACGCCTTCCTCAGCGTGAAGGCGGGCGGCACGCTGTGTGCCACGTGCGCGCCGACGGGTACGCGTGCGGTCGACCGTGAGGTCGTCCACGCGGTCCGGCTGCTGGGGGCGCCGGGGGAGTGGTCGGCGCTGCCGAGCATCGTGCGCGATCATCCCGACGCGCAGCGCACCGCCGCCTCGTACGTGCGCGCCTTCGTCGAGCACCACCTCGACCGGCGCCTGCGCAGCTACGACCTGGTTCCCCGCGCCTGA